From a region of the Mycolicibacterium sp. MU0050 genome:
- a CDS encoding iron-containing alcohol dehydrogenase, whose translation MTIDIALPRFAKIGAGTIGDLANVVTQLNIHRPVVVTDKYLADTGQAERLAKALQAAGFEVAVFSDTVPDPTVASLADGLELVRTHNADAIIGFGGGSPMDTAKALAVLSANGGDIAAYKAPSSYAGPTLPIVAIPTTAGSGSEATQFTVITDGDTDEKMLCPGLSFLPIAIVVDFELTLSMPARLTADTGVDALTHAIEAYVSRRASPFTDALALAAMNSISQHLRRAYADGTDREAREAMMLASTQAGMAFSNSSVALVHGMSRPIGGHFHVAHGLSNAMLLPAITRFSVDHAVTRYADCAKAMGVASEFAGDRVAATALVSELQQLCIDVEVPTPHTYGIDRSEWEAHLDTMATQALASGSPGNNPRIPTHEEIVDLYREIY comes from the coding sequence ATGACCATTGACATCGCACTGCCCCGGTTCGCCAAGATCGGCGCCGGAACCATCGGCGACCTCGCAAACGTCGTCACCCAATTGAACATCCACCGACCAGTCGTGGTAACCGACAAGTACTTGGCGGACACGGGCCAGGCCGAACGGCTCGCCAAGGCGCTGCAGGCCGCAGGATTCGAGGTCGCCGTGTTCTCCGACACCGTTCCCGATCCGACGGTCGCCTCCCTCGCCGACGGACTCGAACTCGTCCGGACACACAACGCCGACGCCATCATCGGCTTCGGTGGGGGCAGCCCCATGGACACTGCGAAAGCCTTGGCGGTGTTGTCGGCCAACGGCGGTGACATCGCCGCGTACAAGGCGCCGAGCAGCTACGCCGGCCCCACGCTACCGATCGTGGCGATCCCGACGACAGCGGGAAGCGGCTCGGAGGCCACCCAGTTCACCGTCATCACCGACGGTGACACCGATGAGAAGATGCTCTGCCCCGGCTTGTCGTTTCTTCCGATCGCCATCGTCGTCGACTTCGAACTGACGCTGTCCATGCCGGCCCGGCTGACCGCCGATACCGGGGTCGACGCCTTGACCCACGCCATCGAAGCCTATGTCAGCCGCCGCGCCAGCCCGTTCACCGACGCCCTCGCGCTCGCGGCCATGAACTCCATCTCGCAGCATCTGCGCCGCGCGTACGCCGACGGTACGGACCGCGAAGCCCGCGAAGCCATGATGTTGGCCTCCACCCAGGCGGGGATGGCCTTCTCGAACTCAAGCGTGGCGCTGGTGCACGGAATGAGCAGGCCTATCGGGGGCCACTTCCACGTCGCACACGGCCTGTCCAATGCCATGCTGTTGCCGGCCATAACGAGGTTCTCCGTGGATCACGCCGTCACGCGATACGCCGACTGCGCGAAAGCCATGGGCGTCGCCAGTGAATTCGCTGGCGATCGCGTCGCCGCGACCGCGTTGGTGTCCGAACTCCAACAACTGTGTATCGACGTAGAGGTGCCCACCCCGCACACCTATGGGATCGACAGGTCCGAGTGGGAGGCACATCTGGATACGATGGCGACCCAGGCGTTGGCGTCCGGGTCGCCCGGCAACAACCCGAGGATCCCGACGCATGAAGAGATCGTGGACCTCTATCGCGAGATCTATTGA
- a CDS encoding ABC transporter permease subunit: MRTFEARWRTLLAPRGAWWRSWLSVAISIVVVLVLSHTVSQFELRQWTSWLALTVLTLSLVWVWGHAGVFSFGQVLFFGIGAYAYGAGSINLVDRTGETLSSLIIGMVAAVVVAAILGYFLFYGDVSGVYVAIATLAATLVAFTLMASTADPSYAIGDARLGGYNGMSGIAPITLPGGYELAIAQLFVFTAVTAILVAFGVLVLQRSPFGRAARALRENEARTTLVGFDTRLHKLMVFVIGGAIAGLAGGLYAAWGGFADPSLFGLEQATLVVAWSLVGGRTSVLGAFVGVFGLQQLTTSVTSTGTNVTPLVVGAVLILIVLVLPRGVVPTLTDLLTTWRRREDSSEPVHDAVAVDERGLPSAALAGRALSLRAENVEKAFGGVKAVAGVDWSIDGPGVEALLGPNGAGKSTLFNLFAGSYTPTAGKVYLDGRDISRWRPNRRTRAGMSIKRQVPSLFGGLSTRENLWLAAYGSGKSAAESTQVADEFVRWLGPAANVEEVQVLAHGQQQWLDIAMALTASPSVLLLDEPTAGMGREESSQIARVARQLGEQIPVIVVEHDMEFVEELGAPITVLDRGRTLARGTLEEIKSNDDVLEVYLGRTVSTER; this comes from the coding sequence GTGAGAACTTTTGAGGCGCGGTGGCGCACTCTGCTCGCCCCACGCGGAGCCTGGTGGCGCAGTTGGCTGTCCGTGGCGATCAGCATCGTGGTGGTCCTGGTGCTCTCGCACACGGTGAGCCAGTTCGAACTCCGGCAGTGGACCAGCTGGTTGGCCCTGACGGTCCTGACATTGAGCTTGGTGTGGGTGTGGGGCCATGCGGGTGTATTCAGTTTCGGCCAAGTGCTGTTCTTCGGCATCGGGGCCTACGCCTACGGCGCGGGATCGATCAACCTGGTCGACCGCACCGGAGAGACACTCAGCTCCCTGATCATCGGAATGGTCGCCGCGGTGGTGGTGGCGGCGATCCTCGGCTACTTCCTGTTCTACGGCGATGTTTCAGGGGTTTACGTCGCGATCGCGACGCTGGCCGCGACCTTGGTGGCGTTCACGCTCATGGCGAGCACCGCAGATCCCAGCTACGCGATCGGTGACGCGCGGCTGGGCGGATACAACGGGATGAGCGGCATCGCGCCGATCACGCTGCCCGGCGGTTACGAACTCGCCATCGCGCAACTGTTCGTCTTCACGGCGGTCACCGCGATTTTGGTCGCCTTCGGGGTGTTGGTGTTGCAGCGCAGCCCCTTTGGTCGCGCTGCGCGTGCGCTGCGTGAGAACGAGGCCCGAACGACGTTGGTAGGCTTCGACACTCGCCTCCACAAGCTGATGGTCTTTGTCATCGGCGGCGCGATCGCAGGCCTGGCCGGGGGCTTGTACGCCGCCTGGGGCGGGTTCGCAGACCCTTCACTGTTCGGGCTGGAACAGGCCACCCTCGTGGTCGCGTGGAGCCTGGTCGGTGGCCGGACGTCGGTTCTCGGCGCCTTCGTCGGCGTCTTCGGCCTGCAGCAGCTCACCACCAGTGTCACGTCGACCGGAACGAATGTGACGCCCCTGGTAGTCGGTGCGGTGCTCATCCTGATCGTGCTGGTGCTACCCCGCGGCGTAGTCCCGACCCTCACGGACCTGTTGACGACGTGGCGGCGGCGCGAGGACTCGAGCGAGCCCGTCCACGACGCTGTCGCCGTCGACGAACGTGGGCTACCCTCGGCCGCGTTGGCCGGTCGGGCGCTGTCCCTACGGGCCGAGAACGTCGAGAAGGCATTCGGTGGCGTCAAGGCGGTGGCGGGCGTCGACTGGAGTATCGACGGCCCCGGGGTAGAGGCGTTGCTCGGCCCCAACGGTGCCGGCAAAAGCACGCTGTTCAACCTGTTCGCCGGTTCCTATACACCAACCGCCGGCAAGGTGTATCTTGACGGACGGGACATCTCGCGATGGCGACCGAACCGCCGTACTCGTGCGGGGATGTCCATCAAACGTCAGGTGCCGAGCCTTTTCGGCGGGTTGTCGACACGGGAGAACCTGTGGCTCGCAGCCTATGGCAGCGGCAAGAGCGCCGCGGAATCGACCCAGGTGGCCGACGAGTTCGTCCGCTGGCTCGGACCGGCTGCGAATGTGGAAGAGGTGCAGGTCCTCGCCCACGGTCAGCAGCAGTGGCTCGACATCGCGATGGCCCTGACCGCCTCGCCGTCGGTGTTGTTGCTCGACGAGCCCACCGCGGGCATGGGTCGCGAGGAGAGTTCTCAGATCGCCCGGGTCGCACGACAATTGGGCGAACAGATCCCGGTGATCGTCGTGGAGCACGACATG
- a CDS encoding ABC transporter permease subunit produces the protein MAIGVGTGVSILVLISLGLAVIFGMMGVINFAHGEFLMIGAFTTYSGYSIGIPLPLAMLVAALIAGLLGIVVEQVLVRRLYGRLESTMLATFGLSLVLVQVAVLIWGTSPAGIPTPLGVVSIGRYSVSMYRIVLIVAAVGLLALVWWVFVKTGFGLRARAAALDAETAASVGVNAARTNMWTFGLGGALAGAGGALLAPIVAVSANMGSVYIAQAFMTVVVGGPGVITGTVSAAGLLGTVQRAASDLFAPLIGIAALLVVALVLVRVLPNGISGRLRRDL, from the coding sequence TTGGCGATCGGGGTCGGGACGGGGGTTTCGATCCTCGTTCTGATCTCGCTGGGCCTGGCCGTGATCTTCGGGATGATGGGCGTGATCAACTTCGCTCACGGGGAATTCCTCATGATCGGAGCTTTCACCACCTACTCCGGGTACAGCATCGGAATTCCGCTGCCACTGGCGATGCTGGTCGCTGCACTGATCGCCGGTTTGCTCGGCATCGTGGTCGAACAGGTGCTGGTGCGACGGTTGTACGGGCGGCTCGAGTCGACGATGTTGGCGACCTTCGGTCTGAGCCTCGTGCTCGTCCAAGTCGCCGTATTGATCTGGGGCACCAGCCCCGCCGGCATCCCCACCCCGTTGGGGGTGGTCTCGATCGGACGGTACTCGGTCAGCATGTACCGGATCGTGCTGATCGTGGCCGCGGTCGGGTTGCTCGCGCTCGTGTGGTGGGTGTTCGTCAAGACCGGATTCGGTCTGCGGGCCCGGGCCGCGGCGCTGGACGCGGAGACGGCGGCGTCGGTGGGCGTCAATGCGGCCCGCACCAACATGTGGACTTTCGGTCTGGGCGGCGCACTGGCCGGAGCGGGCGGGGCGCTGTTGGCTCCCATCGTGGCTGTCTCGGCGAACATGGGATCGGTCTACATCGCCCAGGCTTTCATGACGGTGGTCGTCGGTGGACCAGGGGTGATCACCGGAACCGTCAGCGCGGCCGGTCTGCTCGGCACGGTCCAACGCGCGGCGTCGGACCTGTTCGCACCCTTGATCGGGATCGCCGCACTGCTAGTCGTGGCGCTGGTACTCGTCCGGGTGCTGCCGAACGGCATCTCGGGCCGACTGAGGAGAGACCTGTGA
- a CDS encoding LysR family transcriptional regulator, translating to MFSADNLRFFLEVARTGRLNEAARNLRVDHTTVGRRIASLEKAFGERLFDRSPGGWILTEAGADLLPRAESVESAVIAAYDTRASAAGPLTGAVRLVTPDGFGAFVVAPRLVELRRRHPHLDIELATATERGSLSARHFDIAVTLEEPSPRAVNVRHLARYDLRLYAAPHYLEAAPPLTVPADLTDHTLIWYIDALLDVAPLRILESLPHKQRVSVQTNNITGHWTAARSGLGIAPLPAYIGEPDESLDVVLPQSFSVCRNYWMVIPRELQQLGRVRAVAQFLRSAVAANPYLTLIS from the coding sequence ATGTTCAGTGCTGACAATCTGCGCTTTTTCCTGGAAGTCGCACGCACCGGCAGGCTCAACGAGGCTGCCCGCAATCTTCGGGTCGATCATACGACAGTCGGGCGGCGCATAGCGTCACTTGAAAAGGCCTTTGGGGAAAGGCTTTTCGATCGCTCGCCGGGTGGCTGGATACTGACCGAGGCCGGTGCAGATCTACTTCCGCGCGCAGAGTCGGTGGAATCCGCGGTCATCGCAGCTTATGACACGCGCGCCTCCGCGGCCGGCCCGCTCACCGGCGCGGTGCGGCTCGTGACTCCGGACGGGTTCGGTGCTTTTGTGGTGGCGCCCCGACTCGTCGAGCTACGACGGCGGCATCCTCATTTGGATATCGAGCTCGCCACCGCGACCGAACGTGGTTCGCTGTCCGCGCGTCATTTTGATATTGCCGTGACGCTCGAAGAGCCTTCGCCGCGGGCGGTGAACGTCCGGCATCTGGCCCGGTACGATCTTCGCCTTTACGCGGCGCCACATTATCTGGAGGCTGCGCCGCCGCTGACGGTCCCGGCGGATCTGACGGACCACACCCTGATCTGGTACATCGACGCCCTGTTAGACGTGGCGCCGTTGCGGATCCTGGAATCCTTGCCGCACAAGCAACGAGTCTCGGTCCAGACCAACAACATCACGGGTCACTGGACCGCGGCACGAAGCGGTCTCGGCATCGCGCCGCTGCCAGCGTATATCGGCGAGCCGGATGAGTCGTTGGACGTGGTTCTGCCACAGTCCTTCTCGGTGTGCCGCAACTACTGGATGGTCATCCCACGGGAATTGCAGCAGCTCGGGCGGGTACGGGCGGTGGCCCAATTTCTGCGCTCGGCAGTGGCAGCCAACCCGTACCTCACCCTGATCAGCTAG
- a CDS encoding CoA-acylating methylmalonate-semialdehyde dehydrogenase, giving the protein MTATIQPPDSTDIHHWMNNRVFLGTSKDSVAVTNPATGAATGAVRLASGTDARAVIDAAASAFPAWRDTSLTKRTQVLFAFRELLNARKEELAAIITAEHGKVLSDALGEVTRGQEVVEFACGIPHLLKGGFTENASTNVDAYSIRQPLGPVGIISPFNFPAMVPMWFFPVAIAAGNTVVLKPSEKDPSASLWMARLWAEAGLPEGVFNVLQGDKTAVDELLTNPKIKAISFVGSTPIAQYVYATATAAGKRVQALGGAKNHAVILPDADLDVAADAMVNAGFGSAGERCMAISAAVAVGPIADDLVDRIAERAATIKTGDGTKDSDMGPLVTEAHRDKVASYIDAGESDGAKVVLDGRQVSADGAADGFWLGPTLLDNVTPSMSVYTDEIFGPVLSVLRVATYDEALELINSNPYGNGTAIFTNDGGAARRFQNEVEVGMVGINVPIPVPMAYYSFGGWKASLFGDTHAHGTEGVNFFTRAKAITSRWLDPSHGGINLGFPENK; this is encoded by the coding sequence ATGACCGCAACCATTCAGCCACCCGATAGCACCGACATCCACCACTGGATGAACAACAGAGTTTTCCTCGGCACCTCTAAAGACTCAGTCGCCGTGACGAATCCAGCGACAGGCGCGGCCACCGGGGCGGTGCGGCTCGCGAGCGGGACCGACGCCAGAGCTGTGATCGACGCGGCTGCTTCAGCCTTCCCGGCATGGCGCGACACCTCCCTGACCAAGCGCACCCAGGTGCTGTTCGCGTTTCGGGAACTGCTCAATGCCCGCAAAGAAGAGTTGGCCGCGATCATCACCGCCGAACACGGCAAGGTGCTTTCCGACGCCCTCGGCGAGGTGACCCGAGGCCAAGAGGTGGTCGAATTCGCCTGCGGTATACCCCATCTGCTCAAAGGCGGATTCACCGAAAACGCCTCGACCAACGTCGACGCCTACTCGATCCGCCAGCCGCTGGGACCGGTAGGCATCATCTCCCCGTTCAACTTTCCGGCCATGGTGCCGATGTGGTTCTTTCCCGTCGCCATCGCCGCCGGTAACACCGTGGTCCTCAAGCCCTCGGAGAAGGATCCGTCGGCCTCGCTCTGGATGGCCCGGCTGTGGGCCGAGGCCGGCCTGCCCGAGGGCGTGTTCAACGTGCTGCAGGGCGACAAGACCGCGGTCGACGAACTGCTGACCAACCCAAAGATCAAGGCCATCAGCTTCGTCGGATCCACCCCGATCGCGCAGTACGTGTACGCCACCGCCACCGCGGCCGGCAAACGAGTGCAGGCGCTCGGCGGGGCCAAGAACCACGCGGTGATCCTGCCCGATGCAGATCTCGATGTGGCCGCGGATGCCATGGTCAACGCCGGCTTCGGCTCCGCCGGGGAGCGCTGCATGGCCATCTCGGCCGCGGTCGCCGTCGGTCCGATCGCGGATGATCTGGTCGACAGGATCGCCGAGCGCGCAGCCACCATCAAAACCGGTGACGGAACCAAGGACTCGGACATGGGCCCACTGGTCACCGAGGCCCATCGGGACAAGGTCGCGTCCTACATCGACGCCGGCGAGTCCGACGGCGCCAAGGTCGTGCTGGATGGCCGTCAGGTCTCTGCTGATGGTGCGGCTGACGGCTTCTGGCTCGGTCCGACCTTGCTCGACAACGTCACACCGTCGATGAGCGTCTACACCGACGAAATCTTCGGCCCAGTGCTCTCGGTGCTCCGAGTGGCCACCTACGACGAGGCACTGGAGCTGATCAACTCCAACCCGTACGGCAATGGCACCGCCATTTTCACCAACGACGGCGGCGCGGCACGGCGGTTCCAAAACGAGGTCGAGGTCGGCATGGTCGGCATCAACGTGCCGATCCCAGTCCCGATGGCCTACTACAGCTTCGGCGGCTGGAAGGCCTCGCTGTTCGGCGACACCCACGCTCACGGAACCGAGGGCGTGAACTTCTTCACCCGGGCCAAGGCCATCACCAGCCGCTGGCTGGACCCTTCCCACGGCGGCATCAACCTCGGCTTCCCCGAGAACAAATAA
- a CDS encoding ABC transporter substrate-binding protein, giving the protein MRQSVKTMAVGVAGLLAVGLSACGGGPGNDGDSIKVGAVYDTSGVQRVVGQSMLDALNLAVDQINADGGVLGKQLTVRFYDSGGDIANYKQYAEQLALRDEPAVAFAGINGASRAAIQPIFSRAGIPYIYSELNEGGICEKNTFSTGVVPSQSLAALVPRMLNEPGKTVYIAGADYNFGHISGQWGRKFAEEAGARVVGERYIPLESSDFGSVVDEIQRLQPDLVLSFLVGANHQSFYRSFAAAGLNKTTPIASSTFGTDGETEALSAAEQENIYVAYPYIQSIESPENTEFIEAWENKYGALKAPLPDEVNSVWSGLHLWAEAVEKAGELDQGAVIEALESGIEFTGPAGRMQLDPASHNVIQNVSIGRTNGPDGYFEVIETRENVAPSFEQEVCDLISNPDLNEQFTPTS; this is encoded by the coding sequence ATGAGGCAGTCGGTCAAGACGATGGCAGTTGGTGTTGCGGGTTTGTTGGCGGTGGGACTGTCGGCTTGTGGTGGTGGACCCGGCAACGACGGCGACAGCATCAAGGTGGGCGCGGTCTATGACACCAGCGGAGTGCAGCGCGTCGTCGGGCAGTCGATGCTCGACGCGTTGAACCTCGCCGTCGATCAGATCAACGCCGACGGTGGCGTGCTGGGTAAGCAACTCACGGTCAGGTTCTACGACTCCGGCGGCGACATCGCCAACTACAAGCAGTACGCCGAGCAGTTGGCCCTGCGTGACGAGCCGGCGGTGGCCTTCGCCGGCATCAATGGCGCCTCGCGGGCGGCGATTCAACCCATCTTCTCCCGCGCCGGCATCCCCTACATCTACAGCGAACTCAACGAGGGCGGCATCTGCGAGAAGAACACCTTCAGCACCGGTGTCGTGCCGTCGCAGAGCCTGGCGGCGTTGGTGCCGCGGATGCTGAACGAACCGGGCAAAACGGTCTACATCGCCGGTGCCGATTACAACTTCGGCCACATCTCCGGTCAGTGGGGGCGCAAGTTCGCCGAGGAGGCCGGCGCGCGAGTGGTCGGCGAGCGCTACATCCCGCTGGAAAGCTCCGATTTCGGGTCGGTGGTCGATGAGATCCAACGCCTGCAACCAGATCTGGTGCTGTCCTTTTTGGTTGGCGCCAACCACCAGTCCTTCTACAGATCCTTCGCGGCCGCGGGCCTGAACAAGACGACGCCGATCGCGTCGAGCACCTTCGGCACCGACGGTGAGACCGAGGCCCTCAGCGCCGCCGAGCAGGAGAACATCTACGTCGCCTACCCATATATCCAGTCGATCGAGAGCCCCGAAAACACGGAGTTCATCGAGGCTTGGGAGAACAAGTACGGCGCGCTGAAAGCCCCGTTGCCCGACGAGGTCAACTCGGTGTGGAGTGGGCTGCACCTCTGGGCAGAAGCCGTGGAGAAGGCCGGTGAGCTGGACCAGGGCGCGGTGATCGAGGCACTCGAGTCAGGCATCGAGTTCACCGGTCCGGCCGGCCGCATGCAGCTCGATCCTGCCAGCCACAACGTGATCCAGAATGTGAGCATCGGGCGGACCAACGGGCCCGACGGCTACTTCGAGGTCATCGAGACCCGGGAGAACGTCGCGCCATCCTTCGAACAAGAAGTCTGCGACCTGATCTCCAACCCCGACCTCAACGAGCAATTCACACCCACAAGTTGA